A genomic region of Glycine max cultivar Williams 82 chromosome 15, Glycine_max_v4.0, whole genome shotgun sequence contains the following coding sequences:
- the LOC100783936 gene encoding probable ribose-5-phosphate isomerase 4, chloroplastic translates to MASVASSSSFSTRLLLHSHTPLVCRRRCRPNFLRMVTRSCLDDSSALLRAAQHTVDTYVKSGMVVGLGSGHASGMAIQHLGSQLRTGNLKDIVGIPMSVSSASEAAKAGIPLDTYQGSSQIDFAFDDADVIEEGTLVAIIGRRKLQGGESIIQEKSIINSANKCVFIIEENQYKGGLEGSIPVLIQSLNWMTIAEEIDDMFLGDAEVWRRPSIGQAGPLGGDFPVVTKEGHNILDVIFTSPIENLAEVAKSLDKVDGVVDHGVVSKIPCTVVIASQTGLNILDKLTADIVG, encoded by the exons ATGGCTTCAGtagcttcatcatcatcattttctacAAGGCTTCTTCTGCATTCACACACACCTCTAGTatgcagaagaagatgcagacCCAATTTTCTGAGGATGGTGACTCGCTCCTGTCTCGATGACAGCTCTGCTCTCCTCCGAGCAGCGCAACACACT GTGGATACATACGTGAAAAGTGGCATGGTTGTAGGATTGGGGTCTGGTCATGCTTCTGGTATGGCCATTCAGCATTTGGGTAGCCAGCTTCGCACTGGTAATTTGAAGGATATAGTAGGGATTCCCAT GTCTGTTTCAAGTGCAAGTGAGGCAGCAAAGGCTGGGATTCCATTGGATACCTACCAAGGAAGTTCTCAA ATTGATTTTGCATTTGATGATGCTGATGTTATAGAAGAAGGAACACTTGTTGCTATCATTGGGCGCCGGAAATTGCAAGGTGGGGAATCCATAATCCAGGAAAAG TCTATAATAAATTCTGCCAATAAATGTGTGTTCATTATCGAAGAAAACCAGTACAAAGGAGGTCTGGAAGGTTCTATTCCAGTTTTAATTCAGTCT CTCAACTGGATGACAATTGCTGAAGAGATTGATGATATGTTTCTGGGTGATGCTGAG GTCTGGAGAAGACCATCTATAGGGCAAGCAGGTCCACTAGGAGGTGACTTCCCAGTAGTCACCAAAGAAGGACATAATATTCTTGATGTTATCTTTACATCTCCAATAGAAAACCTCG CTGAAGTAGCAAAAAGCCTTGATAAAGTTGATGGTGTTGTGGACCATGGTGTTGTTTCTAAAATCCC ATGCACAGTTGTAATTGCTTCTCAGACTGGGCTGAACATTTTGGACAAATTAACTGCAGATATAGTGGGTTAG
- the LOC100806371 gene encoding DEAD-box ATP-dependent RNA helicase 40: protein MATAEAASAGLGPRYAPDDPTLPQPWKGLIDGSTGLLYYWNPETNVTQYEKPTPPVPSGPAPSLAPIPGAHTVQPGGKVQQHGQQMQQVQSSQQQMGHLTQQHGQSMPPQQQSPHMAQVTQQQSSHGAQAAQQQNQHGQKMMQQPQGQQMMQQPQGQQMMQQPQGQQMMQQPQGQQMMQPQGHQARQQMMQPQGQQMHRQMPPQAIHSQHFVQGMPQDHGSHIVQPQTHQFTPQNMHYMSYQQNAITSRQPNSQHSQPNMVSPGQPNSQQVQHNMHGQPFENQQTTYPKVEEVDSKNGSQVGHSPSQYPQRSALPVQNNQNIPAEVGSGQVPNVGVNAGQPQQFRALSNSMQQSPSGSDLYYQHGPNFHSQMSPGMMHGHPSNVLPSGQKMGPEDSLRVRAGNEYYYNSNKDMATMGRQQPDITPIPIPRNQQDMRIGNTPFQNVMPSGNGSGIAGNAVPSMFVPPIGGPSPLSTNPLMRPPYMGSSDATDLSPAEIYCQQHEVTATGDNIPPPFMTFDATGFPPEILREIYSAGFSSPTPIQAQTWPVALQGRDIVAIAKTGSGKTLGYLMPAFILLRQRCNNSLNGPTVLVLAPTRELATQIQDEVVKFGRSSRVSCTCLYGGAPKALQLKELDRGADIVVATPGRLNDILEMKKIDFGQVSLLVLDEADRMLDMGFEPQIRKIVNEIPPRRQTLMYTATWPKEVRKIASDLLVNPVQVNIGSVDELAANKAITQYVEVVPQMEKQRRLEQILRSQERGSKVIIFCSTKRLCDQLARSIGRTFGAAAIHGDKSQGERDWVLSQFRTGKSPILVATDVAARGLDIKDIRVVINYDFPTGIEDYVHRIGRTGRAGATGVSYTFFSEQDWKHAGDLIKVLEGANQHVLPELRQMALRGPSNFGKDRGGVSRFDSGGGGGRWDTGGRGGMRDGGFGGRGGGMRDGGFGGRGGGFGGRGGGMRDGSFGGRGGGFGGRGGIRDGGSGQGGRGDFFPGRGNRGRGSGGPRGGHVGWGRGERGMDDRYNMDGRGQGRGRGRFDNRRDVSYKGRGRSYSRSPERVRTWDYSRSSSRSRSRSRSRSWSRGRSRSRSWSRGRSRSYSRSISPRRNRSRSRGRSYSRSHSRSPSYDRRNRSDQQLPDQKDLRAQEVGTSDPRMLPVSSGSGSQGNSFLGTEQVEQQPVVSSTDAGNPEAVADLSHQSASDI, encoded by the exons ATGGCGACAGCGGAGGCAGCTTCTGCTGGGCTTGGTCCCAGATATGCACCTGATGATCCTACCCTTCCACAACCGTGGAAGGGGTTGATTGATGGCAGCACTGGTCTTTTATACTATTGGAATCCTGAAACCAATGTTACGCAATACGAAAAACCGACACCACCAGTGCCTTCAGGCCCTGCGCCGAGCTTGGCACCTATACCAGGGGCTCATACAGTGCAGCCTGGTGGAAAGGTGCAGCAGCATGGGCAGCAGATGCAGCAGGTGCAATCCTCGCAACAGCAGATGGGTCACCTTACCCAACAGCATGGCCAATCTATGCCACCGCAGCAGCAGAGTCCCCATATGGCACAGGTCACTCAGCAGCAGTCCTCTCACGGTGCTCAGGCAGCACAGCAACAGAACCAACATGGGCAGAAAATGATGCAGCAGCCTCAAGGGCAGCAAATGATGCAGCAGCCCCAAGGGCAGCAAATGATGCAGCAGCCCCAAGGGCAGCAAATGATGCAGCAGCCCCAAGGGCAGCAAATGATGCAGCCTCAAGGACATCAAGCCAGGCAGCAAATGATGCAGCCTCAAGGACAGCAAATGCATCGTCAGATGCCGCCACAGGCGATCCATTCCCAGCATTTTGTGCAAGGAATGCCTCAGGATCATGGTTCACACATTGTACAACCACAAACACATCAATTCACTCCCCAAAACATGCATTATATGTCGTATCAGCAAAATGCAATTACATCCAGGCAACCAAACTCCCAGCACAGTCAGCCAAACATGGTATCACCTGGGCAACCTAACTCCCAGCAGGTTCAGCATAACATGCACGGTCAGCCCTTTGAAAACCAacaaacaacatatccaaaggTAGAGGAAGTGGATTCTAAAAATGGAAGCCAGGTTGGACATTCGCCATCCCAGTATCCACAAAGGAGTGCCTTGCCCGTTCAGAACAACCAGAACATTCCTGCCGAAGTTGGTTCTGGTCAAGTACCTAATGTAGGTGTCAATGCTGGCCAACCACAACAATTCAGGGCCTTATCTAACAGTATGCAACAATCGCCCTCTGGATCTGATTTATATTACCAACATGGTCCTAACTTTCATAGCCAGATGAGCCCAGGAATGATGCATGGTCATCCATCCAATGTCCTTCCTTCTGGCCAAAAGATGGGTCCCGAGGATAGCTTACGTGTTAGAGCAGGGAATGAATATTACTATAATTCTAACAAAGATATGGCAACAATGGGTCGTCAGCAGCCAGATATAACTCCAATACCCATTCCAAGAAATCAGCag GATATGAGGATTGGCAACACTCCTTTTCAAAATGTAATGCCAAGTGGAAATGGAAGTGGTATTGCTGGGAATGCTGTGCCTAGCATGTTTGTTCCTCCAATAGGAGGACCTTCACCTCTCTCTACTAACCCTTTAATGAGGCCTCCTTATATGGGATCTTCAGATGCTACTGATCTCTCACCAGCTGAAATTTACTGTCAGCAACATGAAGTTACAGCAACG GGTGACAACATTCCACCTCCTTTCATGACATTTGATGCTACTGGGTTCCCTCCAGAGATATTGAGAGAG ATATATTCTGCTGGCTTCTCAAGTCCAACACCAATACAGGCTCAAACATGGCCTGTTGCACTACAAGGTAGAGACATAGTCGCAATTGCCAAAACAGGCTCTGGAAAAACATTAGGCTACTTAATGCCTGCCTTCATTCTTCTTAGACAGCGATGTAACAATTCTCTGAATGGCCCCACTGTCTTGGTTTTGGCTCCAACACGTGAACTTGCGACACAGATCCAAGATGAGGTCGTCAAATTTGGTCGATCATCACGAGTCTCTTGCACG TGCTTGTATGGTGGAGCACCTAAAGCCCTTCAACTAAAAGAGTTGGACCGGGGAGCAGACATTGTTGTTGCCACACCCGGTCGGCTCAACGATATACTTGAAATGAAGAAAATTGACTTTGGGCAAGTTTCGCTCCTTGTGCTTGATGAGGCTGACCGAATGCTTGACATGGGTTTTGAGCCTCAAATTCGTAAGATTGTGAATGAGATTCCACCACGCAGACAAACTCTCATGTACACAGCAACCTGGCCAAAAGAAGTAAGAAAGATTGCTAGCGATCTTCTTGTTAATCCTGTCCAGGTTAACATTGGAAGTGTAGACGAGCTTGCTGCAAATAAAGCTATCACACAG TATGTTGAAGTTGTTCCACAAATGGAGAAACAGAGGCGTTTGGAGCAAATCCTCAGATCCCAAGAACGGGGTTCTAAGGTCATAATATTTTGTTCCACAAAGAGGTTATGTGACCAGCTTGCTCGTAGTATTGGCCGGACTTTTGGGGCTGCTGCAATTCATGGTGACAAGTCTCAAGGTGAGAGAGACTGGGTTTTAAGTCAGTTCCGGACTGGGAAGTCACCAATTCTGGTTGCTACTGATGTTGCAGCTCGTGGGCTTGATATTAAGGATATAAG GGTggtaataaattatgatttccCCACTGGAATTGAGGACTATGTGCACCGTATAGGAAGAACTGGAAGGGCAGGTGCTACTGGAGTGTCATATACCTTTTTTTCTGAGCAGGACTGGAAACATGCAGGTGATTTAATCAAAGTTTTGGAGGGTGCTAATCAGCACGTGCTTCCAGAGTTAAGGCAGATGGCTTTGCGTGGGCCATCGAACTTTGGAAAGGATCGGGGTGGGGTGAGCCGGTTTGActctggtggtggtggtgggcgTTGGGATACTGGTGGTCGTGGTGGCATGAGGGATGGTGGCTTTGGCGGTCGTGGAGGTGGCATGAGGGATGGTGGTTTTGGTGGACGTGGCGGTGGGTTTGGGGGACGTGGTGGTGGCATGAGGGATGGCAGTTTTGGTGGACGTGGCGGTGGCTTTGGTGGTCGTGGTGGCATAAGGGATGGAGGTAGCGGGCAAGGTGGGAGAGGTGATTTCTTTCCTGGTAGGGGCAACAGGGGTAGAGGATCTGGTGGCCCTCGTGGTGGGCATGTTGGTTGGGGTAGGGGTGAACGTGGTATGGATGACCGGTACAACATGGATGGGCGTGGACAAGGTCGTGGACGTGGAAGGTTTGACAATAGAAGAGATGTTTCATATAAAGGTAGAGGCAGAAGTTATAGTCGTAGCCCTGAAAGAGTCAGAACATGGGATTATAGCAGAAGTAGCAGCAGAAGTCGTAGCAGAAGTAGAAGCAGGAGTTGGAGCAGGGGCCGTAGTCGAAGCCGCAGCTGGTCTCGTGGTCGTAGTCGTAGCTATAGCCGTAGTATTAGTCCACGTCGTAACCGCAGTCGTAGCCGTGGTCGTAGTTACAGTCGTAGCCACAGCCGCAGCCCCAGTTATGATAGGCGTAATAGGTCAGATCAACAACTTCCTGATCAAAAGGATCTCAGGGCACAGGAAGTAGGAACTTCAGATCCAAGAATGCTTCCCGTGTCTTCTGGTTCTGGCTCACAAGGGAATTCCTTTTTGGGAACTGAACAAGTAGAGCAGCAACCTGTTGTTAGTAGCACTGATGCAGGTAATCCAGAAGCTGTAGCAGACCTTAGTCATCAATCAGCTTCTGATATTTAG
- the LOC100784464 gene encoding YTH domain-containing protein ECT4 translates to MEVYDVSETRNHDADMIEGADLNSHFTSPNIERTEVMINEGAPEFFVDQNLYYPAATNYGYYCSGFGTPGEQEDQHRIFGVDGPNIQFTGAQNESFPYVYYSYGYAQSPYNPYNPYIPGAMIGADGSFGGGQHYYTLPNYQSPVSAPGYIPLVQPDNFSDSSADSFFGASASVSKPDGRGLKPKFNSASGNFSRNSSIFLSNQTSSLARASERPRANDGRKQGLTHASVSGSSFLNLASPAVHQSAVAKLRPKLHIGKAVPNGGNGSSDVLGEQNRGPRVGRSKHQLSVKAYTTMAGDGNEQGNIVIYPDQYNMEDFPLGYENAKFFVIKSYSEDDVHKSIKYNVWSSTPHGNKKLENAYEDAKKIAAEKSEVCPIFLLFSVNASGQFCGVAEMVGTVDFSKNMDFWQQDKWSGSFPVKWHIIKDVPNPNFRHIILENNENKPVTNSRDAQEIMYLKGLEMLKIFKNHTLKTSLLDDFMYYENRQKIMQDEKAKFLVKSFDSPIFVPVLEAPQKLNFFVDVPTDNYEKNLKPKDDSDGLKHISFSSPEQIVGNSDVTGIKHAHDEKDEKIAVDKEHISSILKIGSVTIAPKQVEAKQSVSNGNKEPVDVLTVGSMQVKVNGFPSSSGFLKVGSTPFDARALQPGKGDAAVKSGSQR, encoded by the exons ATGGAAGTGTATGATGTTTCTGAAACTAGAAACCATGATGCAGACATG ATTGAAGGTGCTGATTTAAATTCACACTTCACGAGCCCAAATATTGAACGAACTGAGGTCATGATTAACGAAGGAGCCCCTGAGTTTTTTGTTGACCAGAACTTGTATTACCCTGCTGCCACCAATTATGGGTATTACTGCTCAG GATTTGGAACACCCGGGGAACAGGAGGACCAGCATAGGATTTTTGGTGTAGATGGTCCCAATATTCAGTTCACG GGTGCACAAAATGAAAGTTTTCCGTATGTATATTATAGCTATGGATATGCACAGTCTCCATACAATCCATACAATCCTTACATTCCTGGTGCTATGATTGGAGCTGATGGCTCATTTGGAGGAGGACAACATTATTATACCCTCCCCAATTATCAAAGTCCAGTTTCTGCACCTGGTTATATTCCCCTTGTTCAACCTGACAATTTTTCTGATAGTTCTGCGGATTCCTTTTTTGGAGCCAGTGCTTCTGTCAGTAAACCTGATGGAAGAGGTTTGAAACCTAAGTTCAATTCAGCTTCTGGTAACTTTTCTAGGaactcttcaatttttttatcgaATCAGACAAGTTCCTTGGCCAGGGCATCAGAAAGGCCGAGAGCTAATGATGGGAGGAAGCAAGGTTTGACACATGCAAGTGTTTCTGGGAGTAGTTTTCTCAATTTAGCTTCACCAGCTGTTCATCAG TCTGCAGTTGCTAAACTTAGGCCGAAGCTTCACATTGGCAAAGCAGTGCCAAATGGTGGAAATGGGAGCTCTGATGTATTGGGTGAGCAAAATCGAGGCCCTAGAGTTGGTAGATCAAAACATCAGCTGTCTGTGAAAGCCTATACAACCATGGCAGGAGATGGTAATGAACAGGGAAACATTGTCATTTATCCTGATCAATATAATATGGAGGACTTTCCCCTTGGCTATGAAAATGCCaagttttttgttataaaatcaTATAGTGAGGATGATGTGCACAAAAGCATTAAATATAATGTGTGGTCGTCAACACCTCATGGAAACAAGAAGTTGGAGAATGCTTATGAGGATGCAAAGAAAATAGCAGCTGAAAAGTCTGAAGTGTGCCCTATTTTCCTATTGTTTTCT GTTAATGCAAGTGGACAGTTCTGTGGGGTTGCAGAGATGGTTGGTACAGTTGACTTTAGCAAGAATATGGACTTTTGGCAGCAAGATAAATGGAGTGGAAGCTTTCCTGTGAAGTGGCACATTATAAAAGATGTACCAAATCCAAATTTTAGGCACATTATACTGGAGAACAATGAAAATAAGCCAGTAACTAATAGCAGAGACGCACAAGAG ATAATGTATTTGAAAGGTTTGGAAATGctgaaaatattcaaaaatcaTACAttgaagacatctttgcttgatgACTTTATGTACTATGAAAACCGTCAAAAGATCATGCAGGATGAGAAAGCCAAGTTTCTAGTCAAGAGTTTTGATAGTCCAATATTTGTACCAGTATTAGAAGCTCCCcaaaagttgaatttttttgttgatgtacCAACAGACAATTATGAGAAGAATTTGAAGCCCAAGGATGATTCTGATGGCTTGAAACATATTTCATTTTCAAGTCCTGAGCAGATTGTTGGTAATTCTGATGTCACTGGCATCAAGCATGCGCATGAtgaaaaagatgagaaaattgCTGTTGATAAAGAACATATTTCTTCTATCTTAAAGATTGGTTCAGTCACTATTGCCCCCAAACAAGTTGAGGCTAAGCAATCCGTCAGCAATGGTAATAAAGAACCAGTTGATGTTCTTACAGTAGGCTCAATGCAGGTCAAAGTTAATGGGTTTCCTTCGTCTTCTGGTTTCTTGAAGGTTGGCAGTACCCCATTTGATGCAAGAGCATTACAACCGGGAAAAGGAGATGCTGCCGTTAAAAGTGGATCACAACGTTAA
- the LOC102661700 gene encoding uncharacterized protein, giving the protein MQQPIPGCPSQPLNIHGITLKSKQDENWGQLFAPMISQWNNRAECRVDGYPQQEGLLNFNSDYMVWYRRKTKMFVDPKNANTATLVEVTETLQYMVSPQGRNTWTVDDLVPYVEKITILLEEQERITEPVSHGPPKEHQFPPQEQERIT; this is encoded by the exons atgcaacaacctattcccGGGTGTCCTTCACAACCCCTAAATATTCATGGCATAACGCTAAAAAGcaaacaagatgaaaattggGGACAACTGTTCGCCCCAATGATCAGTCAATGGAACAATCGAGCTGAGTGTAGGGTTGATGGTTATCCTCAACAAGAGGGCCTATTGAACTTTAACTCCGactacatggtctggtataggcgaaaaacaaagatgtttgttgacccAAAAAATGCAAACACAGCTACATtg GTTGAAGTGACAGAGACATTACAATACATGGTgtctcctcaagggaggaatacatggacagttgatgatctcgtgccttatgtggagaAAATAACGATTTTATtggaagagcaagagagaatcacTGAGCCTGTGTCACATGGTCCACCAAAAGAACATCAATTTCCACCAcaagagcaagagagaatcacTTGA